In a single window of the Cupriavidus basilensis genome:
- the badI gene encoding 2-ketocyclohexanecarboxyl-CoA hydrolase, whose amino-acid sequence MNYEDILYDVRNGAAWITINRPEKMNAFRGRTCDELIHAINRAGYDREIGAIVLAGAGEKAFCTGGDQSAHEGQYDGRGTIGLPMEELHNAIRDVPKPVIARVQGYAIGGGNVICTICDFTIASEKAVFGQVGPKVGSVDPGYGTAFLARVVGEKKAREIWYMCRRYPAAEALAMGLVNAVVPHEQLDAEVQKWCDEIMEKSPTALAIAKRSFNMDTAHQSGIAGMGMYALKLYYDTEESREGVTAFQEKRKPDFRKYAK is encoded by the coding sequence ATGAACTACGAAGACATTCTCTACGACGTGCGCAACGGCGCGGCCTGGATCACCATCAACCGCCCCGAGAAGATGAACGCCTTCCGCGGGCGCACCTGCGACGAACTGATCCACGCCATCAACCGCGCCGGCTATGACCGGGAGATCGGCGCCATCGTGCTCGCCGGCGCCGGCGAAAAAGCCTTCTGCACCGGCGGCGACCAGTCCGCGCATGAAGGGCAGTACGACGGCCGCGGCACGATCGGCCTGCCGATGGAAGAGCTCCACAACGCCATCCGCGACGTGCCCAAGCCTGTCATCGCCCGCGTGCAGGGCTACGCCATTGGCGGCGGCAATGTCATCTGCACGATCTGCGACTTCACCATCGCGTCCGAGAAGGCCGTGTTCGGGCAGGTCGGCCCCAAGGTCGGCTCGGTCGATCCCGGCTACGGCACCGCCTTCCTGGCTCGCGTGGTGGGCGAGAAAAAAGCGCGCGAGATCTGGTATATGTGCCGCCGCTATCCGGCTGCCGAAGCCCTCGCCATGGGCCTGGTCAACGCTGTCGTCCCCCATGAACAGCTCGACGCCGAAGTCCAGAAGTGGTGCGACGAGATCATGGAGAAGAGCCCCACCGCGCTGGCCATCGCCAAGCGCTCGTTCAACATGGACACGGCCCACCAGAGCGGCATCGCCGGCATGGGCATGTACGCGCTCAAGCTCTATTACGACACCGAGGAATCGCGCGAGGGCGTCACCGCCTTCCAGGAAAAGCGCAAGCCCGATTTCCGCAAGTACGCCAAGTAG
- the badH gene encoding 2-hydroxycyclohexanecarboxyl-CoA dehydrogenase, with protein MQRLEGKTVIVTGGGGGIGGATCRRFAREGAAVAVLDLNLAAAQQVAASIRETGGRAEAFQCDITDRASVDAAVAATASQLGPIDVLVNNAGWDVFKPFTKTEPAQWDRLIAINLTGALHMHHAVLPGMVERKRGRIVNIASDAARVGSSGEAVYAACKGGLVSFSKTIAREHARHGITVNVVCPGPTDTALFEDYKQGAGNPEKLIEAFTRSIPLGRIGQPEDLPGAIVFFASDDAAFVTGQVLSVSGGLTMNG; from the coding sequence GTGCAAAGACTCGAAGGCAAGACGGTCATCGTGACCGGTGGTGGCGGTGGCATCGGCGGGGCAACCTGCCGGCGCTTTGCGCGGGAGGGCGCCGCCGTGGCCGTGCTCGACCTGAACCTGGCGGCCGCGCAGCAGGTCGCCGCCAGCATCCGCGAAACCGGCGGCCGCGCCGAAGCATTCCAGTGCGACATCACGGACCGCGCCAGCGTCGACGCCGCCGTGGCGGCCACCGCCAGCCAGCTTGGCCCCATCGACGTGCTGGTCAACAACGCCGGCTGGGACGTGTTCAAGCCCTTCACCAAGACCGAGCCGGCGCAATGGGACCGCCTGATCGCCATCAACCTCACCGGCGCGCTGCACATGCACCACGCGGTGCTGCCCGGCATGGTGGAGCGCAAGCGCGGGCGCATCGTCAATATCGCCTCTGACGCCGCACGGGTGGGTTCCTCCGGCGAGGCGGTCTACGCCGCTTGCAAGGGCGGCCTGGTGTCGTTCTCCAAGACCATCGCGCGCGAGCACGCCCGCCACGGCATCACCGTCAACGTGGTGTGCCCCGGCCCAACCGATACCGCGCTGTTCGAGGATTACAAGCAAGGCGCCGGCAACCCGGAAAAGCTGATCGAGGCCTTCACCCGCTCGATCCCGCTGGGCCGCATCGGCCAGCCGGAGGACTTGCCCGGCGCCATCGTGTTCTTTGCCAGCGACGATGCGGCCTTCGTCACCGGCCAGGTGCTGAGCGTGTCGGGCGGGCTGACCATGAACGGCTGA
- a CDS encoding MarR family winged helix-turn-helix transcriptional regulator, producing the protein MVNPDFDDDLAPAARMEMANRLFFRLYQCANMLHKTGSRAVEAEGLTTQQWAVLGALSRPQAADGMSVGDLARYLMVSRQNLSGLISRMERDGHLSMAPDGRDRRSRLVTMTQTGRHVWLRLAQPKIRDYYERALTDFSTSDITHTLHYLLKLLENMKGLDAEGAAPEDGRE; encoded by the coding sequence ATGGTTAACCCCGATTTTGATGATGATCTTGCCCCGGCCGCGCGCATGGAAATGGCAAACAGGTTGTTCTTTCGCCTATACCAATGCGCAAATATGTTGCATAAAACGGGGTCAAGGGCGGTCGAGGCCGAAGGCCTGACGACGCAGCAGTGGGCCGTGCTGGGCGCGCTGTCGCGGCCACAGGCGGCCGACGGCATGAGCGTGGGCGACCTGGCGCGCTACCTGATGGTGAGCCGGCAGAACCTGTCGGGCCTGATCAGCCGCATGGAGCGCGACGGCCACCTGAGCATGGCGCCCGACGGACGCGACCGGCGCTCGCGGCTGGTCACCATGACGCAGACCGGGCGTCACGTGTGGTTGCGCCTGGCGCAGCCCAAGATCCGGGATTACTACGAGCGGGCGCTGACCGATTTTTCAACCAGCGACATCACCCACACGCTGCACTACCTGCTCAAGCTGCTGGAAAACATGAAGGGGCTGGATGCCGAAGGCGCCGCGCCGGAGGATGGGCGGGAGTGA
- a CDS encoding Bug family tripartite tricarboxylate transporter substrate binding protein, giving the protein MRHPKSETNRRRALRRPAAACLAISCLWIGAAPAVRAAQPASACSALRIVVPFPAAGPADLLARTLAQGLHQRRGMTVVVDNKPGANGNIGIDAVRRAPGDGCTLLVAPAGNLTINPTLFPALSYQVERDFLPVSLLASSPNVLAVHPSVRASSVQELVALAQRARPPLGYASPGVGSGLHLAGELFRQQTGIALLHVPYKGTTQALNDVVGGQVPILFGTLPTLAPFIRSGALRALAVTQATRSPAAPAIPSLAEQGVRGIEVSSWYALMVPRATPAPVVQALYADVREVFGGKAVREELARQGMEPVASTPDALAVRIRQESASWAELIRARGIKAE; this is encoded by the coding sequence GTGCGACATCCGAAGTCCGAAACCAACCGCAGGCGCGCACTGCGCCGGCCCGCCGCAGCCTGCCTCGCGATCTCCTGCCTGTGGATTGGCGCTGCACCAGCGGTGCGCGCCGCGCAACCCGCCTCTGCCTGCAGCGCACTGCGCATTGTCGTGCCGTTCCCGGCAGCCGGCCCGGCCGACCTGCTCGCGCGCACGCTCGCGCAGGGTTTGCACCAGCGCCGCGGCATGACCGTGGTGGTGGACAACAAGCCCGGGGCCAATGGCAATATCGGCATCGATGCGGTGCGCCGAGCGCCGGGCGATGGCTGCACCTTGCTGGTGGCGCCGGCCGGCAACCTGACCATCAACCCCACGCTGTTCCCGGCACTGTCTTATCAGGTCGAGCGCGACTTCCTTCCCGTGTCGCTACTGGCAAGCTCACCCAATGTCCTGGCGGTGCACCCTTCCGTGCGCGCCAGTTCCGTGCAGGAGTTGGTGGCGCTGGCCCAGCGCGCCAGGCCGCCGCTTGGCTATGCCAGCCCAGGCGTGGGCAGCGGCCTGCACCTGGCAGGCGAGCTGTTCCGCCAGCAGACCGGCATCGCGCTGCTGCACGTGCCCTACAAGGGCACCACGCAGGCGCTCAACGATGTGGTGGGCGGGCAGGTGCCGATCCTGTTCGGCACGCTGCCCACGCTGGCGCCGTTTATCCGCTCCGGCGCCTTGCGCGCGCTGGCCGTGACCCAGGCCACGCGCTCGCCCGCGGCGCCCGCGATTCCGTCGCTGGCTGAGCAGGGCGTGCGCGGCATCGAGGTCAGCTCGTGGTACGCGCTGATGGTGCCGCGCGCCACGCCGGCGCCGGTGGTGCAGGCGCTTTATGCCGACGTGCGCGAAGTCTTCGGCGGCAAGGCGGTGCGTGAGGAACTCGCGCGCCAGGGCATGGAGCCGGTTGCCAGCACGCCCGATGCGCTTGCCGTGCGTATCCGTCAGGAAAGCGCGAGCTGGGCCGAGCTGATCCGCGCGCGCGGCATCAAGGCTGAATAA
- a CDS encoding DUF190 domain-containing protein, which produces MQGFQLTLFTIENRRHHGKQLSHWLLQILRELQIRGATHMVAAEGIGHDRRFHTWHFLELADRPEEITVIATEEEVQRLFDRLALEDVQVFYAKTPVEFGFLGKSSAPEAQSP; this is translated from the coding sequence GTGCAAGGCTTCCAACTCACGCTGTTCACCATCGAAAACCGCCGCCACCACGGCAAGCAGCTATCCCACTGGCTACTGCAGATCCTGCGCGAACTGCAGATCCGTGGCGCCACGCATATGGTGGCGGCCGAAGGCATCGGCCATGACCGCCGCTTTCACACCTGGCACTTCCTGGAGCTGGCCGACCGGCCAGAGGAGATCACCGTGATTGCCACGGAGGAGGAAGTGCAGCGGCTGTTCGACCGCCTCGCCCTGGAAGACGTCCAGGTGTTCTACGCCAAGACGCCGGTGGAGTTCGGCTTCCTGGGGAAAAGCAGCGCGCCAGAGGCGCAGAGCCCCTGA
- a CDS encoding MDR family MFS transporter, with protein sequence MQIIFGLMLAILLGALEQSIVAVVLPEIALQLNGFEEMAWVVSAYLVASTVVTPIYGKLSDLLGRRSVLSFAIVLFFLASIACALAQTMPQLIIARVLQGLGGGGLISVSQATIADVVPLRDRGRYQGYVSGVWAVASMAGPVIGGYLAHYLSWRWIFWINLPLALLALLVVRRALKHLPAGGRRHRIDYVGALLFGGGLTGVLVFLTRLGQGQSAATPQTLGLLVAGMVAMVLFVWQERRVADPMIPLDMLRVPTVTICCITLFLCFFQLIAMSVLLPLRFQVVGGVQADSAALRLVPLTLSIPFGAFISGRLMTWSGRYKPLQLAGSLVAPLAIVALAFVDPHAVLLTALVMVMLGLAIGLQLPSGLVATQNAVPAHQVGVATALTAFSRMLGGAVGVAVLTTVLIALLRHGGMGIADLAGGEDILMSMFHRAMVGGDAGTSADAGAVRAAAEVAFRTLFLLSAAVSLVAPFLVARLPEAALRGSTSTSAAASMD encoded by the coding sequence ATGCAGATCATTTTCGGGCTGATGCTGGCCATCCTGCTGGGGGCGCTGGAGCAATCGATCGTGGCCGTGGTGTTGCCGGAGATCGCGCTGCAGCTTAACGGTTTCGAGGAGATGGCCTGGGTGGTCTCGGCCTATCTGGTGGCCTCCACGGTGGTGACGCCGATCTACGGCAAGCTCTCGGATCTGCTCGGGCGGCGCTCGGTCCTGTCGTTTGCCATCGTGTTGTTCTTCCTGGCATCGATCGCATGCGCGCTGGCGCAGACCATGCCGCAACTGATCATCGCGCGCGTCCTGCAAGGGCTGGGCGGCGGTGGCCTGATCTCGGTGTCGCAGGCCACCATTGCCGATGTGGTGCCGCTGCGCGACCGCGGCCGCTACCAGGGGTATGTGAGCGGCGTCTGGGCCGTGGCCAGCATGGCGGGCCCGGTGATCGGCGGCTACCTGGCGCATTACCTGTCGTGGCGCTGGATTTTCTGGATCAACCTGCCGCTGGCGCTGCTCGCGCTGCTGGTGGTCCGCCGTGCGCTCAAGCACCTGCCAGCGGGCGGGCGCCGCCATCGCATCGACTACGTCGGCGCGCTGCTGTTCGGTGGTGGCCTGACCGGCGTGCTGGTGTTCCTGACCCGGCTAGGGCAGGGCCAGTCTGCCGCAACGCCGCAGACGCTCGGCCTGCTGGTGGCCGGGATGGTCGCCATGGTGCTGTTCGTGTGGCAAGAGCGCCGGGTGGCGGACCCGATGATCCCGCTGGACATGCTGCGCGTGCCGACGGTCACGATCTGCTGCATCACGCTGTTCCTGTGTTTTTTCCAGCTGATCGCCATGTCCGTGCTGCTGCCGCTGCGCTTCCAGGTAGTGGGCGGCGTGCAGGCCGACAGCGCCGCGCTGCGGCTGGTGCCGCTGACGCTGTCCATCCCGTTTGGCGCCTTTATCTCGGGCCGGCTGATGACGTGGAGCGGGCGCTACAAGCCGCTGCAGCTGGCGGGCTCGCTGGTTGCGCCGCTGGCGATTGTCGCGCTGGCGTTCGTGGATCCGCACGCGGTCCTGCTGACCGCGCTGGTGATGGTGATGCTCGGCCTGGCCATCGGGCTGCAGCTGCCAAGCGGCCTGGTGGCTACCCAGAACGCGGTGCCTGCCCACCAGGTGGGCGTGGCCACGGCGCTGACCGCCTTCTCGCGCATGCTTGGCGGCGCGGTTGGCGTGGCGGTGCTGACCACCGTGCTGATCGCACTGTTGCGCCATGGCGGCATGGGTATAGCGGACCTGGCCGGCGGCGAGGACATCCTGATGAGCATGTTCCATCGCGCCATGGTGGGGGGCGATGCGGGCACTTCGGCCGATGCCGGCGCGGTGCGCGCGGCGGCCGAGGTGGCGTTCCGCACTTTGTTCCTGCTCAGCGCCGCCGTGTCGCTGGTGGCGCCCTTCCTGGTGGCGCGTTTGCCGGAGGCCGCCTTGCGTGGCAGCACCAGCACCAGCGCGGCAGCCAGCATGGATTGA
- a CDS encoding methyl-accepting chemotaxis protein encodes MRWLRNFGIGVRLTVAFSLVALLLIAVAVLGMLSLRTMNESMRLTVEGRLFKVLEIERVKQDALRTGILVRDATLNEDPVAVRRNAERIGALRQDMRGTLDELGKWLSTSARPEIQETYRALVEARNAYDTQLDTVLRQLQGGEFDSARSALVATLPAAQAPYFDKLSELSDGGRKVAAAAVQEANASYEMARNLLLGLAAAAVTLAAVLGIGITRSITRPARQALDAAQALAHGNLTYVIQASSDDEMGRMLSALERAFGQLATLVHGIQGATRSIDGATREIARGNTDLSQRTEEQAASLEQTAASMEQLTSTVKQNAANARHANELAVSASGVATAGGHAVRGVVETMQHISRSSAKVAEIVGVIEGIAFQTNILALNAAVEAARAGEQGRGFGVVAAEVRSLAQRSSSAAKEIGQLINGSVGQVAHGAKQVEDAGRTMDDIVGAVKRVTDIMGEIAAASEEQSCGIEQVNRAINQMESVTQQNAALVEQAAAAAESLQQQAAGLVDDVSRFQVTPAQTQVARAPAPVVAPARVAPAAAGRRPAAHTAAGGKSHPPARPGAARPTPAKPVAPVARAAQAVQVVQAAPAAPAARVAPAAATRPAARPAAVAPRAGAARTPREPVLPSKTRAPVVRQGREPVLSSKTLPAARQAKPAAVAAPAPRRTARTSVAGNPAVAAGDWESF; translated from the coding sequence ATGCGTTGGTTGCGAAACTTTGGCATTGGGGTGCGCCTGACGGTAGCGTTTTCGCTCGTGGCGCTGCTGCTGATTGCCGTGGCCGTGCTGGGCATGCTGTCCCTGCGCACCATGAACGAATCAATGCGCCTGACGGTGGAAGGGCGCCTGTTCAAGGTGCTGGAGATCGAGCGTGTCAAGCAAGATGCGCTACGCACCGGCATCCTGGTGCGCGATGCCACGCTGAACGAGGATCCGGTTGCCGTGCGGCGCAACGCCGAGCGCATCGGCGCGCTGCGCCAGGACATGCGCGGCACGCTGGATGAACTCGGGAAATGGCTTTCCACGTCCGCCAGGCCTGAGATCCAGGAAACCTATCGTGCCCTGGTCGAGGCACGCAATGCCTACGACACCCAGCTCGACACGGTGCTGCGCCAGTTGCAGGGCGGCGAGTTCGACAGCGCGCGCAGCGCGCTGGTCGCGACCCTGCCGGCAGCCCAGGCGCCTTACTTCGACAAGCTGAGCGAATTGTCCGACGGGGGCCGCAAGGTAGCCGCCGCCGCCGTGCAAGAGGCCAACGCCAGCTATGAGATGGCGCGCAACCTGCTGCTGGGCCTGGCTGCCGCCGCGGTCACGCTGGCCGCCGTCCTCGGCATTGGCATCACGCGCTCGATCACGCGCCCGGCGCGGCAAGCGCTGGACGCGGCACAAGCGCTTGCTCATGGCAACCTGACTTATGTCATCCAGGCCAGCAGCGATGACGAGATGGGCCGCATGCTGAGCGCGCTGGAGCGCGCTTTTGGGCAGTTGGCAACACTGGTGCACGGCATCCAGGGCGCGACGCGCTCGATCGATGGCGCGACCCGGGAAATCGCCAGGGGCAATACCGACCTGTCCCAGCGCACGGAAGAGCAGGCGGCATCCCTGGAGCAGACCGCGGCCTCCATGGAACAGCTCACCTCGACGGTCAAGCAGAACGCGGCCAATGCGCGCCATGCCAACGAACTGGCGGTCAGCGCTTCCGGCGTGGCGACGGCGGGCGGGCACGCTGTGCGCGGCGTGGTCGAGACCATGCAGCATATTTCGCGATCGTCGGCCAAGGTCGCCGAAATCGTCGGCGTGATCGAAGGGATTGCCTTCCAGACCAATATCCTGGCGCTCAACGCGGCCGTGGAAGCCGCTCGCGCCGGTGAGCAAGGACGTGGCTTTGGCGTGGTGGCCGCGGAGGTGCGCAGCCTGGCACAGCGGTCGTCGTCGGCGGCCAAGGAGATCGGCCAGCTGATCAATGGCTCGGTGGGGCAGGTGGCCCATGGCGCCAAGCAGGTCGAGGACGCCGGCCGCACCATGGACGATATCGTCGGGGCGGTGAAGCGCGTGACCGACATCATGGGCGAGATCGCCGCGGCCAGCGAGGAGCAATCCTGCGGCATCGAGCAGGTCAACCGCGCCATCAATCAGATGGAAAGCGTGACGCAGCAGAACGCCGCGCTGGTGGAGCAAGCCGCCGCCGCCGCCGAGAGCCTGCAGCAGCAGGCCGCCGGGCTGGTCGACGATGTATCCAGGTTCCAGGTGACGCCGGCGCAAACGCAAGTTGCGCGGGCGCCGGCACCGGTGGTAGCTCCAGCACGTGTGGCGCCGGCCGCCGCCGGGCGGCGCCCGGCGGCGCACACGGCCGCTGGTGGCAAGAGCCACCCGCCGGCCCGCCCGGGGGCGGCTCGCCCGACCCCGGCCAAGCCCGTGGCTCCAGTCGCTCGTGCTGCCCAGGCAGTGCAGGTGGTTCAAGCGGCACCGGCAGCGCCGGCAGCACGAGTAGCACCAGCAGCCGCCACCAGGCCGGCGGCCCGGCCAGCCGCCGTGGCGCCACGTGCTGGCGCGGCCCGCACTCCCCGCGAGCCGGTGTTGCCCAGCAAGACCCGCGCACCGGTGGTGCGCCAGGGCCGCGAACCGGTGCTGTCTTCCAAGACGCTGCCCGCCGCCCGCCAGGCCAAGCCTGCTGCCGTGGCCGCACCGGCGCCGCGCCGCACAGCGCGCACCTCGGTTGCCGGCAACCCGGCCGTGGCTGCCGGAGACTGGGAATCGTTCTGA